One window of the Nocardia terpenica genome contains the following:
- the pstS gene encoding phosphate ABC transporter substrate-binding protein PstS → MNLKRSTALLGVLAATGALTLSACGSDNNSAQTGNTATNTNVACGGKKALKASGSSAQKNAMDRFIAAYEQNCDGFKLDYTSSGSGAGVNEFVGGQTDFGGSDSALDPAKGEPDKAAARCGSPAWNLPTVFGPIAITYNLDGISDLVLDGPTAAKIFSGQITNWNDPQVKALNSNEADKLPDLKISVLFRSDESGTTDNFQRYLGAASKGAWTKGAGKTFAGGVGEGAKGNEGTSAAINNTKGAITYNEWSFAKSQNLKMARILTDKAVKPVELTVEAAQKAVAGVAVTGKGNDLVLDTNSFYNPSDPGAYPIMLATYEVVCSHYSDADTAKAVKAFLTSATTNGQNGLDQAGYIPIPDTFKAKLTAAINAIS, encoded by the coding sequence GTGAATCTCAAGCGCAGCACCGCCCTTCTCGGTGTGCTGGCCGCGACCGGTGCCCTGACCCTGTCGGCCTGTGGTAGCGACAACAATTCGGCTCAGACGGGTAACACCGCCACCAACACGAACGTCGCCTGCGGCGGCAAGAAGGCCCTCAAGGCCAGCGGTTCGTCCGCGCAGAAGAACGCGATGGACCGCTTCATCGCCGCCTACGAGCAGAACTGCGACGGCTTCAAGCTGGACTACACCTCCAGCGGCTCCGGCGCCGGGGTGAACGAATTCGTCGGCGGCCAGACCGATTTCGGCGGCTCCGACTCCGCGCTCGACCCGGCGAAGGGCGAGCCGGACAAGGCCGCCGCGCGCTGCGGATCGCCCGCCTGGAACCTACCCACCGTGTTCGGCCCGATCGCGATCACCTACAACCTCGACGGCATCAGCGACCTGGTGCTCGACGGCCCGACCGCCGCCAAGATCTTCAGCGGCCAGATCACCAACTGGAACGACCCGCAGGTCAAGGCGCTCAACAGCAATGAGGCCGACAAGCTGCCCGATCTGAAGATCTCGGTGCTGTTCCGCAGCGACGAGTCCGGCACCACCGACAACTTCCAGCGCTACCTGGGCGCGGCCTCGAAGGGCGCGTGGACCAAGGGCGCGGGCAAGACCTTCGCCGGCGGCGTCGGCGAGGGCGCCAAGGGCAACGAGGGCACCTCGGCCGCGATCAACAACACCAAGGGCGCCATCACCTACAACGAGTGGTCGTTCGCGAAGTCGCAGAACCTGAAGATGGCCCGCATCCTCACCGACAAGGCCGTCAAGCCGGTCGAACTGACCGTAGAGGCCGCGCAGAAGGCCGTCGCGGGCGTGGCCGTCACCGGCAAGGGCAACGACCTGGTGCTCGACACCAACTCCTTCTACAACCCGTCGGACCCGGGCGCCTACCCGATCATGCTCGCCACCTACGAGGTGGTCTGCTCCCACTACAGCGACGCCGATACGGCCAAGGCCGTCAAGGCGTTCCTGACCTCGGCGACCACCAACGGTCAGAACGGTCTGGACCAGGCCGGTTACATCCCGATCCCGGACACCTTCAAGGCCAAGCTGACCGCCGCCATCAACGCGATCTCCTGA
- the mshD gene encoding mycothiol synthase, with amino-acid sequence MSGWSETVAPALAQDISALLERATRADGVAPISEQAVLSLTAPSAARHLPVLRDGEVVGYANLVPAHGDHPAMAEAVVDPRARGRGIGATLVSAALTAGGRGARVWAHGNLAPARAVAGRLGLTMARELWQMKRSLATPELPELEVPGDLVLRTYAGPSDDAEVLRVNNAAFSWHPEQGGWTEADIAVRRDSSWFDPAGLFIAADPADPERILGFHWTKVHYDEDPPVGEVYVVGIDPAAQGRGLGRLLTLAGLRYLRGRGLGEVLLYTEADNTAAVHTYTRLGFEPAHIDAAYAARGSE; translated from the coding sequence CTGTCCGGGTGGTCCGAGACGGTCGCACCCGCACTCGCACAGGATATTTCGGCCCTGCTGGAGCGGGCGACCCGCGCCGACGGGGTCGCCCCGATCTCCGAGCAGGCGGTGCTGTCGCTGACCGCGCCGTCGGCCGCACGGCACCTGCCGGTGCTGCGCGACGGCGAGGTGGTCGGCTACGCGAATCTCGTTCCGGCGCACGGGGATCACCCGGCCATGGCGGAGGCGGTGGTCGACCCGCGGGCGCGCGGGCGCGGCATCGGCGCCACGCTGGTCAGCGCCGCCCTCACCGCGGGCGGCCGCGGCGCCCGGGTCTGGGCGCACGGCAATCTGGCTCCCGCACGGGCCGTCGCCGGTCGCCTGGGGTTGACGATGGCGCGCGAACTCTGGCAGATGAAGCGATCTCTGGCAACTCCCGAGCTACCCGAGCTCGAGGTGCCGGGCGATCTCGTCCTGCGCACCTACGCCGGGCCGTCCGACGACGCCGAGGTGCTGCGCGTGAACAACGCCGCCTTCTCCTGGCATCCGGAACAGGGCGGCTGGACCGAGGCCGATATCGCGGTGCGCCGCGACTCGTCCTGGTTCGATCCGGCGGGGCTGTTCATCGCCGCCGATCCGGCCGACCCGGAGCGAATTCTGGGATTCCATTGGACGAAGGTGCATTACGACGAGGACCCGCCGGTCGGCGAGGTCTATGTGGTCGGTATTGATCCGGCCGCCCAGGGCCGCGGCCTCGGCCGCCTGCTCACGCTGGCGGGACTGCGGTACCTGCGCGGGCGCGGTCTCGGCGAGGTGCTGCTCTACACCGAGGCCGACAACACCGCCGCGGTGCACACCTACACCCGGCTGGGATTCGAGCCCGCCCACATCGACGCCGCCTATGCCGCACGGGGTTCCGAGTAG
- a CDS encoding winged helix-turn-helix transcriptional regulator, which yields MELLLLTSDPDPESVLPSLALLPHHVRPAPTEVASLLEAGTADVALVDARTDLAAARGLCRLLGSTGSSVPVVAVLTEGGLVAVNADWGLDDILLPGTGPAELDARLRLLVARNGGAASPESSGKITLGELVIDEGTYTARLRGRPLDLTYKEFELLKYLAQHAGRVFTRAQLLQEVWGYDFFGGTRTVDVHVRRLRAKLGTEYESLIGTVRNVGYKAVRPARGSGKGDQPAAAAEEDSDGSDDAHLTPAGGSAS from the coding sequence GTGGAGCTGCTCCTGCTGACCTCCGACCCCGACCCGGAGTCGGTCCTGCCGTCGCTGGCGCTGCTGCCGCATCATGTCCGCCCCGCGCCGACCGAGGTGGCCTCGCTGCTGGAGGCCGGGACCGCGGACGTGGCACTGGTGGACGCGCGCACCGATCTGGCCGCCGCCCGCGGACTGTGCCGACTGCTCGGCAGCACCGGTTCGTCGGTGCCCGTGGTCGCGGTGCTCACCGAGGGCGGCCTGGTGGCGGTCAACGCCGACTGGGGCCTGGACGACATCCTGCTGCCCGGCACCGGTCCCGCCGAACTAGACGCGCGGCTGCGACTGCTGGTGGCGCGCAACGGCGGCGCCGCCAGCCCGGAGAGCTCCGGCAAGATCACGCTCGGCGAGCTGGTGATCGACGAGGGCACCTACACCGCCCGGCTGCGCGGCCGCCCGCTCGACCTCACCTACAAGGAATTCGAACTGCTGAAGTACCTCGCGCAGCACGCCGGTCGGGTGTTCACCCGCGCGCAACTGCTCCAGGAGGTGTGGGGCTACGACTTCTTCGGCGGCACCCGCACCGTGGACGTGCACGTACGGCGGTTGCGCGCCAAGCTCGGCACCGAGTACGAGTCGCTGATCGGCACCGTGCGCAACGTCGGCTACAAGGCGGTGCGCCCGGCCCGCGGCAGCGGGAAGGGCGACCAGCCCGCGGCCGCCGCCGAGGAGGACAGCGACGGCAGCGACGATGCGCACCTGACCCCGGCGGGCGGGTCGGCCTCGTGA